TTTGGGCCGGTAGGAGAGATGGATGAACTTGGGCTCGTTCCGGGACCCTCGGGCCACCGCCAGGTAGGCGCCCATCCCGAGCTTTTCGCAGGCGGCGCGGTCGAGAACTTTGAGGGTCAGGCCCCCCTCCTGGGCCACCTTGCGGGCCTCCTCGGCCATGCGTGTGGGAGTGAGAAGGTTGGCGGGGCGGCTCACGAGGTCGCGGGCCAGGAGGACGGCTTCGGCCACGGCCTGACCGACGGCGCCCCCGCCGTCCAGGTCCTCCCCCCGGCGCTTGACGAGAAACTGCATTCGGGAAAGGGGCTTGGGGAGCTTTTCGGTCTCCGTCTGCAGCTCCGTGAAGACGGAGTTCCCCAGGAGGAACCCCTCCACGAGGGCGCGGGCGGCCTGGCGGCGGTCCTTGAGGGCGCCGCCCTCCACGGGGAGGAGAAGGCCGGCGGAGTCCACGTAGCGCTCGCGGAAGCGCCGGGCGGCCAGGGCGGCGGCGGCACGGAGCGTCGTTGGCCCCAGGGATTCCCGCTTCCCCAGGCCGAGGACCAGGAGGTGCTTCGGCGGCTTGCCCACGCGGTCGAAGGCGAAGAAGGACTCGCCCTCGCCGCCCTTGAACCGAAGTTGCTTGGCCGCCGCTGGGAGGGCCCAGGAGGAGGGGAGAACCGAGAAATCCAGGTCCTCGAAGACCCCAACGGCCACGCCCTCGGCCTTCAGCGATTCCACCGATCCCGACGCAAATGACCAGCGCATGCGAACTCCTTACACCGCGTGTTTCAAACGGGCTTCGTCCCGAGCACGTCCGCCCAATGCAAAGAAGAGCATAGCACGGGCGCGGGAAGGCGAAAACGGAGGCCTCCGGCTCGGGCAGGGCGGCCGAGCGCCCAGTCCGGGTGGCGCCGATCCGGGGGAGGGTTTGCCGTATCCGTCCAGGAAGGGGACCGTCGGATCAGCCGCGAGCTTCCCCCCCTCGTAGGGGGCGAAGGGAGGGGGGACGGTCCGCGAGGGCGGAGCGAAGCGCCCTCGCGAGGCCCTCCGCCGAGAGCCCCAGTTCCCCAAGGAGCACCGCCCGCGGTCCGTGCGGGATGAAGCGGTCGGGCAGTCCCAGTCGGAGAACCCGGGTGGCGACGCCGGCCGCCTCCTTCCATTCGAGTACGGCGCTCCCGAAGCCGCCCTGCAGGGAGCCTTCCTCCACCGTGAGGGCCAGCGGGAAGCGCGGCAGGCTCTGGGAGAGATAGGCCTCGTCGAGGGGTTTGACGAACCTCGCGTTCACGACTTCCACGGAGAGGCCCTCGGCGGCCAGATCCTCGGCGGCCTTCAGGGCGTCGCGGATCAAGGGGCCCACGGCGAGGACAGCGGCGTCCGTCCCGGCGCGGAGAACCTCCCAGGTTCCCACGGGCACCGGTCGGGGTTCGCCCTCCGGGTCGAAGGGCGAGGCGGCGGCCTTGGGATACCGGATAACGAAGGGGGCGCCCTCCGTGGCGAGGGCCGTGGCCATGAGGTCCCTCAGTTCGTTGCCGTCCTTGGGTGCGGCCAGGATCAGGCCCGGGACGTGGCGCAGGTAGGCGATGTCGAAGGCTCCCTGGTGGGTGGGGCCGTCCTCTCCGGCGATCCCCGCGCGATCCAGACAGAAGAGGACCGGGAGGTGCTGGATGGCCGCGTCGTGGACCACGGGGTCGTAGGCCCGCTGGAGGAAGGTCGAGTAGATGGCGCACACGGGGCGAAACCCGTGCACCGCCAGTCCCGAGGCGAAAATCACGGCGTGCTCCTCCGCGATCCCCACGTCGAAGAACCGGTCGGGGAAGGCCTCGGCGAAGGGGACGATGCCCGTTCCCGTGGGCATGGCGGCCGTGATTCCCACGACCCGCGCATCCTTGCGCGCGAGCTGAACCAGGCTCTGCCCGAAGGCGTCCTGGAAGACGGGCTGGCCCGGCGGGGAGGGCTGGATCCCCTCGTCCGGGCAGAAGGGCTTCACCCCGTGGTAGCCCTCGGGAGACTGCTCCGCGGGGGCGTAGCCCTTGCCCTTCACCGTGAGAACGTGAAGAAGGACCGGGTGGTCGAGGTCCCGAAGGTTCCGGAGGGTCTTCACCAGGCCCAGCACATCGTGGCCGTCCACGGGGCCGAAATAGTCAAAGCCCAGGGCCTCGAAGAGGGCGCCCGGCGTGAGGATTCCCCTCGCCCCTTCCTCCAGGCGGCGGGCCAGAAAGGTCATGGGCTTCCCGTACCGGGGGATTCGTTCGAGGCCCTCGCGCACCCGGCGACGGAAGCGCTGGTACAGGGGGGTCTGGGTGAAGTTGTTGAGGTACTTGGAGATGGCCCCCACGTTGGGGGAGATGGACATCTGGTTGTCGTTGAGAATGGCCAGGATGGGTCTTCGGGCCCCTCCCCCCGCGTTGTTGAGGGCCTCGTAGCAAATGCCGCCCGTGAGGGCGCCGTCCCCGAACACGGCGGCCACGCGCCGCTTCTCCCCCGCCAGATCCCGGGCCGCCGCCATGCCCAGCGCCGCCGAGAGGGCCGTGGAAGCGTGGCCGGCCCCGTAGGCGTCATAGGGGCTTTCCTCCCGCTTGAGGAAGCCCGAAATGCCGTCCTTCTGGCGGATCGACCGGAGGGCCTCGCGGCGGCCCGTGAGGATCTTGTGAATGTAAGCCTGGTGACCCACGTCCCAGACGAGGAGGTCGCGGGGGGTGTCCAGGGTGTAGTGAAGGGCCACGGTCAATTCCACGACGCCGAGGCTGCTGGAAAGGTGGCCGCCGATGCCGGACACCACCTCCACCAGGTATTCCCGAAGCTCCTGGCAGAGCCGGGGAAGCTGATCCTCGGGAAGATCCCGGAGGTCGGCGGGGCACTGGATGGTGTGGAGCAGGGCGTACTGTCTCACGGCGGCCTCAACGCCCGGGGATCGCGCGCCATTCCGGACGGCGTCCCGGCAGGCATGATTAAAAGCCCTGCGGCTAACCCTGTCAACCGTCGAAAGAAAATACGAGTCCGATCGGTTGTATAATTCGTTTCAAGCCGGACGGCGGATCCGCCCGGCGTGGAGGAGGAGCCGTGAACGACGGCGGGTCCCGCGAGAGGAACGGGCGAACCATCGGCATCTTCTGGATTCTCTCCGTCCTGCTTCTGGCCCTGGTGGTCGTCCCCCTCGTCTCCTTCGCCTGGAAGACCATCTCG
The genomic region above belongs to Acidobacteriota bacterium and contains:
- a CDS encoding leucyl aminopeptidase, which codes for MRWSFASGSVESLKAEGVAVGVFEDLDFSVLPSSWALPAAAKQLRFKGGEGESFFAFDRVGKPPKHLLVLGLGKRESLGPTTLRAAAALAARRFRERYVDSAGLLLPVEGGALKDRRQAARALVEGFLLGNSVFTELQTETEKLPKPLSRMQFLVKRRGEDLDGGGAVGQAVAEAVLLARDLVSRPANLLTPTRMAEEARKVAQEGGLTLKVLDRAACEKLGMGAYLAVARGSRNEPKFIHLSYRPKGARFRLGLVGKGLTFDSGGISLKPADGMGAMKSDMAGSAAVLGAMKAIASLKPRVAVEAVMAMCENMPGGNAYRPGDVVTSLSGKTIEVQNTDAEGRLTLADALTYIQRQKVDALIDLATLTGACVVALGPDFSGAMGNDQSHVDAVLSAARDSGDEIWQLPLPPAYNKYIKSAVADVSNMSRIRWGGALTAGLFLQKFVEEKTPWVHLDIAGPALRDDDGPDANKSEGSGVGVRTLVNFVLAREA
- the dxs gene encoding 1-deoxy-D-xylulose-5-phosphate synthase, yielding MRQYALLHTIQCPADLRDLPEDQLPRLCQELREYLVEVVSGIGGHLSSSLGVVELTVALHYTLDTPRDLLVWDVGHQAYIHKILTGRREALRSIRQKDGISGFLKREESPYDAYGAGHASTALSAALGMAAARDLAGEKRRVAAVFGDGALTGGICYEALNNAGGGARRPILAILNDNQMSISPNVGAISKYLNNFTQTPLYQRFRRRVREGLERIPRYGKPMTFLARRLEEGARGILTPGALFEALGFDYFGPVDGHDVLGLVKTLRNLRDLDHPVLLHVLTVKGKGYAPAEQSPEGYHGVKPFCPDEGIQPSPPGQPVFQDAFGQSLVQLARKDARVVGITAAMPTGTGIVPFAEAFPDRFFDVGIAEEHAVIFASGLAVHGFRPVCAIYSTFLQRAYDPVVHDAAIQHLPVLFCLDRAGIAGEDGPTHQGAFDIAYLRHVPGLILAAPKDGNELRDLMATALATEGAPFVIRYPKAAASPFDPEGEPRPVPVGTWEVLRAGTDAAVLAVGPLIRDALKAAEDLAAEGLSVEVVNARFVKPLDEAYLSQSLPRFPLALTVEEGSLQGGFGSAVLEWKEAAGVATRVLRLGLPDRFIPHGPRAVLLGELGLSAEGLARALRSALADRPPSLRPLRGGEARG